From Sus scrofa isolate TJ Tabasco breed Duroc unplaced genomic scaffold, Sscrofa11.1 Contig944, whole genome shotgun sequence, a single genomic window includes:
- the YBEY gene encoding putative ribonuclease gives MALALRDLQRAVPLRRARLRRALEALRAALGVQRFAVGVVCVDNERIRQINRIYRRKNAPTDVLAFPFHENLKAGEIPQPAFADDYNLGDIFLGVEYILQQRQENEDYYDLLTVTATHGLCHLLGFTHSTEAEWQKMHQKEKQVLEELGQRLGTRLQPLSRGLF, from the exons ATGGCGCTGGCGCTGCGCGACCTGCAGCGCGCGGTCCCGCTCAGGAGGGCGCGGCTGCGGCGGGCGCTGGAGGCCCTGCGGGCGGCGCTCGGGGTGCAGCGGTTCGCCGTCGGCGTCGTCTGCGTGGACAACGAGCGCATTCGGCAAATTAATAGGATCTACCGACGGAAAAATGCCCCCACCGACGTGCTTGCCTTCCCCTTTCACGAG AATCTAAAAGCAGGCGAAATTCCCCAGCCTGCTTTTGCAGATGACTATAATTTGGGAGACATTTTCCTGGGAGTGGAGTATATCTTGCAGCAGCGCCAAGAAAACGAAGATTATTATGACCTGCTCACT GTGACTGCTACCCACGGGCTCTGTCACCTGctgggcttcacccacagcacgGAGGCGGAGTGGCAGAAG ATGCACCAGAAGGAGAAGCAGGTCCTGGAGGAGCTGGGCCAGCGTCTGGGGACCAGGCTCCAGCCCCTGAGCAGGGGCCTCTTCTGA